In Bacillus kexueae, a single genomic region encodes these proteins:
- a CDS encoding DNA sulfur modification protein DndB translates to MRIPAIVSSIGNWSYYVCSMTFDQINNYVSKIDKELHKSEKLSELLQRSITNNYKKISKYILEHDDRFFNAIVLAVYEGDPQFREVSFEYKGEQYGNMGLLEFTGMEVIFPVDGQHRVEGIKKALQEDPSISSETIPVIFIGHRNNPEGMERTRRLFSTLNRYAKPVKKSEIIALDEDDIIAITTRYLVENHQLFKDNRISLSTNLVESNTSAFTTIETLYDCNKFLFLNYHKGIGFKGGIENYLRVRPSDTEIDEFQNLCYSFWNIFSTRFSQVNEFLRLEQDGALPFRNSEGGNLLFRPVGLSSFIKAVSTVKKRTEKSYEQILEAMSEIDFSLVEKPWRHVLWNMQENKVIARNATLTHLLFIYIYQKRINETIVTNAEYNDLRKKYANKLTINIEEIDDILSDL, encoded by the coding sequence ATGAGAATTCCAGCTATTGTATCAAGTATAGGTAATTGGAGTTATTATGTCTGTTCAATGACTTTCGATCAAATTAATAACTATGTAAGCAAAATTGATAAAGAGTTACATAAATCAGAAAAATTAAGCGAGTTGCTTCAAAGATCTATAACAAACAATTACAAAAAAATATCAAAATACATATTAGAACATGATGACCGATTCTTTAATGCAATAGTACTTGCAGTGTATGAAGGTGACCCACAGTTTAGAGAGGTTAGTTTCGAATATAAGGGAGAACAGTATGGAAATATGGGTTTGCTGGAATTTACTGGGATGGAAGTTATTTTTCCGGTTGATGGACAACACCGTGTAGAAGGAATTAAAAAAGCTTTACAAGAAGACCCATCTATAAGTTCCGAAACAATCCCTGTAATCTTTATAGGTCATAGAAATAATCCAGAAGGAATGGAAAGGACTAGGAGATTATTTAGTACGTTAAATAGGTATGCAAAACCAGTGAAGAAAAGTGAAATAATTGCCTTGGATGAAGATGATATTATTGCAATTACTACTAGATATCTTGTTGAGAACCATCAATTGTTTAAAGATAATCGAATAAGTTTATCAACCAACTTGGTTGAAAGTAACACAAGTGCATTTACCACGATAGAAACCCTTTATGATTGTAATAAATTTTTATTTTTAAATTACCATAAGGGAATTGGTTTTAAAGGTGGCATAGAAAATTATCTAAGAGTAAGGCCTTCGGATACCGAAATAGATGAATTTCAGAATTTATGTTATTCTTTTTGGAATATTTTCAGTACTAGGTTTAGTCAAGTAAATGAGTTCCTTAGATTAGAACAGGATGGGGCTCTTCCTTTTAGAAATAGTGAAGGTGGAAATTTGTTGTTTCGTCCAGTCGGACTTTCCTCGTTTATAAAAGCAGTTTCTACTGTTAAAAAGCGCACAGAAAAAAGCTATGAACAAATTTTAGAAGCAATGAGTGAGATAGATTTTTCTTTAGTCGAAAAACCTTGGCGACATGTTTTGTGGAATATGCAAGAAAATAAAGTGATTGCAAGAAACGCAACTTTAACTCATCTATTATTTATATACATTTATCAAAAGCGAATTAACGAAACAATAGTGACTAATGCGGAATATAACGATCTTAGAAAGAAATATGCAAATAAATTAACTATTAACATTGAAGAGATTGATGATATTTTGAGTGATTTATAA